The segment CGATCAGGAACGGGGTCAGGCCCGCCGCGAGGGCCGCGGTGAGCGACATCCCGGTGGCGGCCATCAGGTACGGCACGCCCACCGCGTAGATCACGGCCGAGCCCAGCACCATCGTGCCCGCCGTGCGCAGCACCGAGCGGTCGGCGCCGCGCCGCGCGAGGGCGCCCACGACGGTGGCGGCCAGCAGCATGCCGAGGACGTAGCCGAAGGAGGCGCCGCCGGCGCCGGAGGTGCCGCCCGCGAACCAGGGCAGGCCGGCCGCGCCCAGGGCGGCGTACAGGCCGAGCGCCAGGAAGCCGCGGCGGGCGCCGAAGGCGGTGCCCACGAGCAGGGCGGCGAAGGTCTGGCCGGTGACCGGAACGGGAGAGCCGGGAACGGGGACGGAGATCTGAGCGGCCAGACCGGTGAGCGCGGCTCCGCCGACGACGAGCGCGATGTCGCGGACGCGGCTCGCGGGCAGCAGGTCGGCGAGGACGGCGCCGGGCCGGAAGGAGACGGAAGCAGTGCTCATGAGGGGCTCCGCGGGGTGGTGATCGACAGGACACCGTGACGCTAGTGCGCGCCGCCGCGCCGCCCCACCGTCGG is part of the Streptomyces katrae genome and harbors:
- a CDS encoding biotin transporter BioY is translated as MSTASVSFRPGAVLADLLPASRVRDIALVVGGAALTGLAAQISVPVPGSPVPVTGQTFAALLVGTAFGARRGFLALGLYAALGAAGLPWFAGGTSGAGGASFGYVLGMLLAATVVGALARRGADRSVLRTAGTMVLGSAVIYAVGVPYLMAATGMSLTAALAAGLTPFLIGDALKAALAMGALPAAWKLAGRRG